One bacterium DNA segment encodes these proteins:
- the ftsH gene encoding ATP-dependent zinc metalloprotease FtsH encodes MAEPAEKKGPAAPEGIPRKSLLLAFLLLAVFSAAQFYFGSGPAPPPTVEYGVFLDQVDADNVTEVEIRGPRVEGTFRKEVHIPPAAPATAPATATRFTTLLPAFQGEALIARLREHKVRINVRTPPEEPLFTKLLVSVLPWLLILAAWVYIMRRTAKGIGGGAGGLFSFGESKARVFADATTPHTTFADVAGMENVKVELREIIEFLKDPKKFSAIGARVPKGVLLIGAPGTGKTLLARATAGEAGVPFFSINASEFVEMFVGVGAARVRDLMKKAKAAKPSIVFIDEIDAVGRTRGAGFGGGHDEREQTLNQLLAEMDGFETNEALIVMAASNRPDVLDPALLRPGRFDKHIVVDRPGLKERRAILEIHTKKKKLAEGVNLDRLAEGTIGMTGADLERLANVAALIALRKGRESIAMADFEEARDESLMGMVREETISPAEKRITAYHEAGHTIVAWELPGTDPVHKVGIVPRGQAMGATQLQPKEDRHYYPRSYLLGKLAVALGGRVAEQLVFAETSTGAQSDLKEATAVAEKMVAQWGMSEKIGPMYIDRGEEHPFLGRKLTEGKSYSERMAWIMDEEIRRLVLDAETQAGSVLGQNRENLEKLAQALLAEEVLDEARIEALVGHPKR; translated from the coding sequence ATGGCTGAGCCGGCAGAGAAGAAGGGGCCCGCGGCCCCCGAGGGCATCCCGCGCAAGTCCCTCCTTCTCGCCTTCCTGCTCCTGGCGGTCTTCTCGGCGGCCCAGTTCTACTTCGGCTCCGGGCCGGCGCCCCCTCCCACCGTCGAGTACGGCGTCTTTCTCGACCAGGTCGATGCGGACAACGTGACGGAGGTCGAGATCCGGGGGCCGCGCGTGGAGGGGACATTCCGCAAGGAAGTCCACATCCCCCCGGCGGCCCCGGCGACGGCCCCGGCGACGGCCACCCGTTTCACGACGCTCCTGCCCGCCTTCCAGGGCGAGGCCCTGATCGCCAGGCTGCGCGAGCACAAGGTCCGCATCAACGTGCGCACGCCCCCCGAGGAGCCCCTCTTCACGAAGCTGCTCGTGAGCGTCCTGCCCTGGCTGCTCATCCTCGCGGCCTGGGTCTACATCATGCGCCGCACCGCCAAGGGCATCGGGGGCGGCGCGGGGGGCCTCTTCTCCTTCGGCGAGAGCAAGGCCCGCGTCTTCGCGGACGCGACCACGCCGCACACCACCTTCGCGGACGTCGCCGGCATGGAGAACGTGAAGGTCGAGCTGCGCGAGATCATCGAGTTCCTCAAGGACCCGAAGAAGTTCTCCGCGATCGGGGCGCGCGTGCCCAAGGGGGTGCTGCTCATCGGCGCCCCCGGCACGGGCAAGACGCTGCTGGCGCGGGCCACGGCCGGGGAGGCCGGCGTGCCCTTCTTCAGCATCAATGCCTCGGAGTTCGTCGAGATGTTCGTCGGCGTCGGCGCCGCCCGGGTGCGCGACCTGATGAAGAAGGCCAAGGCCGCCAAGCCGAGCATCGTCTTCATCGACGAGATCGACGCGGTCGGCCGCACACGCGGCGCCGGCTTCGGCGGCGGCCACGACGAGCGCGAGCAGACGCTCAACCAGCTGCTCGCCGAGATGGACGGCTTCGAGACCAACGAGGCGCTGATCGTCATGGCGGCCTCGAACCGGCCCGACGTCCTCGACCCCGCCCTGCTGCGGCCCGGGCGCTTCGACAAGCACATCGTGGTCGACCGGCCCGGGCTCAAGGAGCGGCGCGCGATCCTGGAGATCCACACCAAAAAGAAGAAGCTCGCCGAAGGGGTCAACCTCGACCGCCTCGCGGAGGGGACGATCGGCATGACCGGCGCGGACCTGGAGCGGCTGGCCAACGTCGCCGCCCTGATCGCGCTGCGCAAGGGGCGCGAGAGCATCGCGATGGCGGACTTCGAGGAGGCCCGCGACGAGAGCCTGATGGGGATGGTGCGCGAGGAGACGATCAGTCCGGCGGAGAAGCGCATCACCGCCTACCACGAGGCCGGGCACACGATCGTCGCCTGGGAGCTGCCCGGGACCGACCCCGTCCACAAGGTCGGCATCGTGCCGCGCGGCCAGGCGATGGGCGCGACCCAGCTCCAGCCGAAGGAGGACCGGCACTACTACCCGCGCAGCTACCTGCTGGGCAAGCTGGCGGTCGCCCTCGGCGGTCGCGTCGCCGAGCAGCTGGTCTTCGCGGAGACGAGCACCGGCGCGCAGAGCGACCTCAAGGAGGCGACCGCCGTCGCCGAGAAGATGGTCGCCCAGTGGGGGATGAGCGAGAAGATCGGGCCGATGTACATCGACCGCGGCGAGGAGCACCCCTTCCTCGGGCGCAAGCTCACCGAGGGCAAGAGCTACAGCGAGCGGATGGCCTGGATCATGGACGAGGAGATCCGCCGCCTCGTGCTCGACGCCGAGACGCAAGCCGGGTCGGTCCTCGGGCAGAACCGCGAGAACCTCGAGAAGCTCGCCCAGGCCCTCCTCGCCGAGGAGGTGCTCGACGAGGCGAGGATCGAGGCCCTCGTCGGCCACCCCAAGAGGTGA
- a CDS encoding pentapeptide repeat-containing protein, whose translation MKRIALLLIAVILVSGDLMAAPPDPKLPFSYKHASLVPGATRSFTFRLYAQWSGGVALWEETKPLRVAADKSISTLLGSTTRFTNGIGGSVDFSQQLWVEVAAEEVILKPRVKLPVVPYAMWSATSDVPGVAGPQGPTGPQGIPGVQGIQGEQGIQGVQGIPGEQGIQGVQGIPGNLALAGKSCETGWSLTGFDAAGEIVCTLNAYNPGVNLDYRNLASATLSRFNLAYGSLRYATLTGAVMVGVDLSRSDLSGANLTGANLAVARLEGTTLNNANLSNADLYSADLAFANISGATLTGATFEYARLDDLVGFTGEQLRSAGSLHFCSMPRNLAGVDLSGIDLSYAAMRDSDMSGANLTGTNLSNVNLWMAMGVTAAQLRSAASLVGILPPNNLTGFDLSGLNLTNANLYGHNLTNVNFAGATLTGANITQAMWSNTICPDGTNSSTNGTSPQSCVGHGGGL comes from the coding sequence ATGAAGCGAATCGCGCTGCTTCTGATCGCGGTCATCCTGGTGTCCGGCGACCTCATGGCGGCACCTCCGGACCCCAAGCTCCCCTTCTCCTACAAGCACGCCTCGCTCGTGCCGGGCGCCACCCGAAGCTTCACCTTCAGGCTCTATGCGCAATGGAGCGGCGGCGTGGCCCTCTGGGAGGAGACCAAGCCCCTCCGCGTCGCAGCCGACAAGTCCATCTCCACGCTTCTCGGCAGCACGACCAGGTTCACGAACGGCATCGGTGGGTCGGTGGACTTCTCACAGCAGCTCTGGGTCGAGGTTGCCGCCGAGGAAGTGATCCTCAAGCCCCGGGTCAAGCTCCCAGTGGTGCCCTACGCAATGTGGAGCGCGACGAGCGACGTGCCGGGAGTCGCGGGCCCGCAGGGACCCACGGGCCCGCAGGGTATCCCGGGAGTGCAGGGCATCCAGGGAGAGCAGGGTATCCAGGGAGTGCAGGGTATCCCGGGAGAGCAGGGCATCCAGGGAGTGCAGGGTATCCCGGGCAACCTCGCCCTGGCCGGCAAGAGCTGCGAGACGGGCTGGTCGCTGACGGGCTTCGACGCCGCGGGCGAGATCGTCTGCACGCTCAACGCCTACAACCCCGGGGTGAACCTCGACTACCGCAACCTGGCGAGCGCCACCCTTTCGCGCTTCAACCTTGCGTACGGCTCGCTGAGATACGCGACGCTTACGGGCGCGGTGATGGTGGGCGTCGACCTGTCGCGGTCCGACCTGTCGGGCGCCAACCTGACGGGAGCGAATCTGGCGGTGGCCAGGCTCGAAGGCACCACGCTGAACAACGCCAACCTGAGCAACGCCGACCTCTACTCGGCGGACTTGGCGTTTGCCAACATCTCGGGCGCCACGTTGACCGGGGCGACATTCGAGTACGCGCGACTGGATGATCTGGTCGGCTTCACCGGCGAGCAGTTGCGCAGCGCGGGCAGCCTGCATTTCTGCAGCATGCCCCGGAACCTCGCGGGGGTCGACCTGAGTGGCATCGATCTGTCCTACGCCGCCATGAGAGACTCGGACATGAGCGGGGCGAACCTGACGGGGACGAACTTGAGCAACGTCAACCTCTGGATGGCCATGGGAGTCACCGCGGCCCAGCTCCGCAGTGCAGCCAGTCTCGTGGGGATCCTCCCGCCGAACAACCTCACGGGCTTCGATCTGAGCGGCCTGAACCTGACGAATGCCAACCTCTATGGCCACAATCTGACGAACGTCAATTTCGCGGGAGCCACTCTCACCGGCGCCAACATCACCCAGGCGATGTGGTCCAACACCATTTGTCCGGACGGCACGAACAGTTCGACGAACGGAACCTCCCCGCAGTCCTGCGTCGGGCACGGAGGGGGCCTCTAG
- a CDS encoding ATP-binding protein, whose amino-acid sequence MIPRPAYLSRLADAVRRSPIVALLGPRQCGKTTLARLFGEGRRATFFDLESEPHRLSLQNPELALGTAEGLVVLDEIQTMPALFPALRVLADRPRTKARFLLLGSASPALVKNASESLAGRVEFVEMGGFDVEETGADAWRELWARGGFPRSFLAGSDQDSAAWREGFVKTFLERDIPSLGITIPAAALRRFWTMLAHCHGQTWNASELARAMGIADKTVRSYLDILTGAYMVRQLQPWHENLSKRQVKAPKIYLRDSGLLHSLLGVPEAAGLLGHPKVGASFEGFVVEQVARLLHPPELYFWGAHTGAELDLLLMRGGQRYGVEIKFSEAPTITRSMRTAIEDLKLDRLIVIAPGERSYPIDETIEVVAVGELARLRGIVADAQPLRAGSREHPRDGVGEEPNGN is encoded by the coding sequence ATGATCCCACGCCCGGCCTACCTGTCGCGCCTCGCCGACGCCGTCCGACGCTCGCCGATCGTGGCCCTTCTCGGCCCGCGGCAGTGCGGCAAGACGACGCTGGCGCGCCTCTTCGGCGAGGGGCGGCGGGCCACCTTCTTCGATCTCGAGTCCGAGCCGCACCGGCTGAGTCTCCAGAATCCGGAGTTGGCCCTCGGGACGGCGGAAGGATTGGTCGTCCTCGACGAGATCCAGACCATGCCGGCGCTCTTCCCGGCGCTGCGGGTCCTGGCGGACCGGCCTCGGACGAAGGCGCGCTTCCTGCTGCTGGGCAGCGCGTCGCCGGCGCTGGTGAAGAACGCTTCGGAGTCGCTCGCCGGCCGGGTCGAGTTCGTGGAGATGGGAGGTTTCGACGTCGAGGAGACCGGCGCGGACGCGTGGCGCGAGCTGTGGGCCCGCGGGGGCTTCCCGCGCTCGTTCCTGGCCGGTTCCGATCAGGACAGCGCCGCCTGGCGCGAGGGCTTCGTCAAGACGTTCCTCGAGCGGGACATCCCCAGCCTCGGCATCACGATCCCCGCGGCGGCGCTGCGGCGCTTCTGGACGATGCTGGCGCACTGCCACGGTCAGACCTGGAACGCCTCCGAGCTGGCTCGCGCCATGGGGATCGCGGACAAGACGGTGCGCTCCTATCTGGACATCCTGACCGGCGCCTACATGGTGCGGCAGCTCCAGCCGTGGCACGAGAACCTCTCGAAGCGGCAGGTGAAGGCGCCGAAGATCTACCTGCGCGACTCGGGTCTGCTGCACAGCCTCCTCGGGGTTCCGGAGGCAGCCGGTCTGCTCGGCCATCCGAAGGTGGGCGCGTCGTTCGAGGGCTTCGTCGTGGAGCAGGTCGCGCGCCTCCTGCATCCCCCGGAGCTGTACTTCTGGGGCGCCCACACCGGGGCGGAGCTGGACCTGCTGCTCATGCGCGGCGGGCAGCGGTACGGGGTGGAGATCAAGTTCTCCGAGGCGCCGACGATCACCCGCTCGATGCGCACGGCGATCGAAGACCTGAAACTGGACCGGTTGATCGTCATCGCTCCCGGCGAGCGCTCCTATCCGATCGACGAGACGATCGAGGTGGTGGCGGTCGGCGAGTTGGCCAGGCTCCGCGGGATTGTCGCGGATGCGCAGCCTCTGCGGGCAGGCTCCCGGGAACATCCTCGGGATGGAGTCGGGGAAGAACCGAACGGGAATTGA
- a CDS encoding nucleotidyltransferase domain-containing protein produces MIKTSGIVEPLREILVGAKEIELALVFGSLATGTETADSDIDLMIVVTISPRKVSDLLADLPQRLGREINPVVMTPDEFASRRRKKDHFLSTVLSAPRLMVVGTDDDLTRLGT; encoded by the coding sequence GTGATCAAGACCTCGGGTATCGTGGAGCCGTTGCGCGAGATCCTGGTCGGGGCCAAGGAGATCGAACTGGCATTGGTCTTCGGCTCCCTGGCCACCGGCACCGAGACAGCCGACAGTGACATCGATCTGATGATTGTGGTGACCATCTCCCCACGGAAGGTCAGTGACTTGCTGGCGGATCTCCCGCAGCGGCTTGGCCGCGAGATCAACCCGGTGGTCATGACCCCGGATGAGTTTGCGTCTCGCCGCCGCAAGAAGGACCACTTCCTCTCAACGGTGCTCTCCGCCCCGAGGCTGATGGTAGTGGGGACCGACGATGACCTTACCCGACTGGGAACGTAA
- a CDS encoding type II toxin-antitoxin system HicA family toxin: MTTFPGLTGRRVIAALRKAGFKVVRSKGSHHFLQHPDGRATVVPVHSGETIGPGLLAKILRDCELTRKDLQKLV, from the coding sequence ATGACGACCTTTCCGGGGCTCACCGGGAGGCGGGTCATCGCCGCCTTGCGCAAAGCCGGATTCAAGGTCGTCCGCTCCAAGGGCAGTCACCATTTCCTCCAACACCCCGATGGCCGCGCCACGGTCGTGCCCGTTCACTCCGGCGAAACCATTGGCCCCGGCCTGCTGGCCAAGATTCTGCGGGACTGCGAGCTGACGAGGAAAGATCTTCAGAAGCTTGTCTGA
- a CDS encoding type II toxin-antitoxin system HicB family antitoxin — protein sequence MRKEYNVVIERDEAGFYVASVPSLPGCHTQARSLDKLMERIREAIDLCLEVRQEKPEPLEFVGVQKVLVG from the coding sequence ATGCGAAAGGAATACAACGTCGTCATCGAGCGGGATGAAGCGGGCTTCTACGTGGCGTCCGTCCCGTCTCTCCCGGGGTGCCACACCCAGGCCAGGTCTCTCGACAAGCTCATGGAGCGGATTCGGGAGGCTATCGACCTGTGCCTGGAAGTCCGCCAGGAGAAGCCGGAACCGCTCGAGTTCGTGGGAGTCCAGAAGGTTCTCGTCGGCTGA
- a CDS encoding ABC transporter permease yields the protein MYPAIVYILWLRQVKRYWRSRARIVSSIAQPLLFLVAFGFGFGPMYAKAQGGNYIDFLAPGIIVMSILFTAMFGGIEVIWDKQFGFLKETLVAPVPRLVTMLGRTLGGATVAVLQGLLVFLVTLVVGFRPHSLPMVAVAFGFMFVIAVLFTAVGTGIASRLNDMHAFPLVMNFLVMPLFFLSGALFPVDQLPRALKVVVYFDPVSYGVDAVRGALVGISHFGFHVDLAVLAAMTLAALVVGSLLFEHLEA from the coding sequence ATGTACCCGGCCATCGTCTACATCCTCTGGCTGCGGCAGGTGAAGCGCTACTGGCGCTCCCGCGCGCGCATCGTCTCCTCGATCGCGCAGCCGCTGCTCTTCCTCGTCGCGTTCGGGTTCGGCTTCGGCCCGATGTACGCGAAGGCGCAGGGCGGGAACTACATCGACTTCCTCGCGCCGGGGATCATCGTGATGAGCATCCTCTTCACGGCGATGTTCGGCGGCATCGAGGTCATCTGGGACAAGCAGTTCGGCTTCCTCAAGGAGACCCTCGTCGCCCCGGTGCCGCGGCTCGTGACGATGCTGGGCCGGACGCTGGGCGGCGCGACGGTGGCGGTGCTCCAGGGGCTGCTCGTCTTCCTCGTCACCCTCGTCGTCGGCTTCCGTCCGCACAGCCTCCCGATGGTCGCCGTCGCGTTCGGCTTCATGTTCGTCATCGCCGTGCTCTTCACCGCGGTCGGGACCGGCATCGCCTCGCGCCTGAACGACATGCACGCCTTCCCCCTGGTGATGAACTTCCTGGTCATGCCGCTTTTCTTCCTCTCGGGGGCGCTCTTCCCGGTCGACCAGCTGCCGCGGGCGCTCAAGGTAGTCGTGTACTTCGACCCGGTGTCGTACGGGGTCGACGCGGTTCGCGGCGCGCTCGTCGGGATCAGCCACTTCGGCTTCCACGTCGACCTCGCCGTGCTCGCCGCGATGACCCTCGCCGCGCTGGTGGTCGGCTCGCTGCTGTTCGAGCACCTGGAGGCGTGA